The following proteins are encoded in a genomic region of Thioclava nitratireducens:
- the lipA gene encoding lipoyl synthase — translation MRDLKMPGERHPEKAHRADNAQPKKPDWIRVKAPVSEGYKKTRDILKTNKLVTVCEEAGCPNVGECWSQGHATMMIMGEICTRGCSFCNVATGRPDALDVFEPGRVAHAVETLGLNHVVITSVDRDDLDDGGAEHFAQTIRAIRHRSPDTTIEILTPDFLKCEPAALEKVVEARPDVFNHNLETVPGLYPGVRPGARYFHSLRLLQRVKELDPSMFTKSGIMVGLGEEAPQVRQVMDDMRSADVDFLTIGQYLQPTPKHHAVMRFVTPEEFRDYEKAAYGKGFLMVSATPLTRSSYHAGDDFARLRENRLKKLGLS, via the coding sequence ATGCGCGATCTCAAGATGCCCGGTGAACGCCACCCCGAAAAGGCGCATCGCGCCGACAATGCTCAGCCCAAGAAACCCGACTGGATCCGCGTGAAAGCGCCGGTCTCGGAAGGCTACAAGAAGACGCGTGACATTCTGAAGACCAACAAGCTGGTCACCGTCTGCGAAGAGGCGGGCTGCCCGAATGTCGGCGAATGCTGGAGCCAGGGCCACGCCACCATGATGATCATGGGTGAAATCTGTACCCGTGGCTGTTCCTTCTGCAACGTGGCCACCGGTCGCCCCGACGCGCTCGACGTGTTCGAGCCGGGCCGCGTCGCCCACGCGGTCGAGACGCTGGGCCTGAACCACGTCGTGATCACCTCGGTCGACCGCGACGATCTGGACGATGGCGGGGCGGAGCATTTCGCCCAGACGATCCGCGCGATCCGTCACCGCTCGCCCGACACCACGATCGAGATCCTGACGCCGGACTTCCTCAAATGCGAGCCCGCCGCGCTGGAGAAGGTTGTCGAGGCGCGCCCCGACGTGTTCAACCACAATCTCGAAACCGTGCCGGGCCTCTATCCCGGCGTGCGCCCCGGCGCGCGCTACTTCCACTCGCTGCGCCTGTTGCAGCGCGTGAAAGAGCTGGACCCGTCGATGTTCACCAAATCGGGCATCATGGTGGGTCTGGGTGAAGAGGCGCCGCAGGTCCGTCAGGTGATGGATGACATGCGCTCGGCCGATGTCGATTTCCTGACCATCGGGCAATATCTGCAGCCGACGCCGAAGCACCACGCGGTGATGCGTTTTGTCACGCCGGAAGAGTTCCGCGACTATGAGAAAGCGGCCTACGGCAAGGGCTTCCTGATGGTCTCCGCGACGCCGCTGACCCGCTCGAGCTATCACGCGGGCGACGACTTTGCGCGGCTGCGCGAGAACCGGCTGAAGAAGCTCGGCCTGAGCTGA